Within Acidobacteriota bacterium, the genomic segment GAAGCGCCCGCCGATTTCCACGACGGCGGCGGGGTTGATCCGGCGGACGGTGACGGACGTCGCGGCTCAGCCGGCGGAGGCTTCCGGGGGGGGGGTGGGGGCGGGTTGCCCCGCGTCGGCGGGGGCGGGCTGGATGCAGAGGTCCTTCTCGAGAACCACCGTCGTCCCGCCACCGGGTGCTTTCCGGAAGTTCACGTGGCTCATGAAGGACTTCATGTAGAAGATGCCCCGTCCGGAGGGCTTGAGAAGGTTCTGCTCCTCCAGCGGGTTGGGGACGCTGGCCGGGTCGAAGCCCTCGCCCTCGTCGGTGATGGCGATTCTCAGGTGGTGGTCCCGGATCTCGATTTCCATCTCCACGTGCTTGTCCGGGGCGAAGCCGTTGCCGTGCTTGATGGCGTTGATCACGCCTTCCCGGACGGCCAGGGAG encodes:
- a CDS encoding ATP-binding protein translates to MATDNSLIRMRFNDYMAFIDITQDVTQKLLQSYLVVEDEIFWISLAVREGVINAIKHGNGFAPDKHVEMEIEIRDHHLRIAITDEGEGFDPASVPNPLEEQNLLKPSGRGIFYMKSFMSHVNFRKAPGGGTTVVLEKDLCIQPAPADAGQPAPTPPPEASAG